The Scyliorhinus torazame isolate Kashiwa2021f chromosome 22, sScyTor2.1, whole genome shotgun sequence DNA segment CTAGGCCCCAGGCCTCTTCGGGAGGcctcaccttcaggaggggaggcaggttgggtgtcggaggtgagaaagagagaaagagaggcagggaaAGAGTTCAGTGCTCATTCACCAAGAGAATTCCTCTAAAATCTGCTTCCCAGGACCGTTACGACATGTCCGGAGATCGCCACGCCTTTGTCCTCTGTGTCAGGAAGAACAGACGTGGCGCTCAGCACGACCTTGATAAAGTGAAAGGCCTCCTAAAGGAGTTCAATTTTGTCGACCGTAAGCCCTGCCTTGACCGTACAAATGAGGTAACATTCGACATCTTAGTCAGCGAGGGCGGTCAGGGGTTTGCGCGGCGGTTGGTGAGACGTTGCGTTTTCTTTGCACGGTGGCTCAGTCCCAAATTACCACCGGTGTTCCCAGTTAATCTTAGGGGTCCTCGCACTCCCCGTCTAAACTTTGTTTCATCCATTCAGGAAATAATCTGGGAAGTGGAGCAATTTCGCAACTGGATCAACGCGTCATCAAATGTCAGTTGCGTGTTTATCTTCATTATGGCCCATGGCGAAGAGGGAACCATTTTCGGGACGGACGGAGGAGAGGGCGTCAAACTGGACATGATTTTCTCAATGTTCGATAATAAAAACTGCCCCCAACTCCAACTCAAACCCAAAGTCTTTGTGATCCAAGCTTGTAGAGGAAGTAAGTGGGAATGCGTGAgtggtggtagacaattaaacagctcactggggAGAGGAGCCTCCacagatatccccatcctcaatgatggaggagcccagcacatctgtgcaaaagacaaggctgaggccttcgcaacaatcttcagccaaaagtaccgtggagtcaacgggaatcagggggaaaactctccgctggttggagtcatacccggcacaaaggaagatggttgtggtggttggaggtcaatcatttcagctccaggacatcactgcaggagttcctcagggtggtgtcctcggctccaaccatcttcagctgcttcatcaatgacctcccttccatcataaggtcagacgtggggatgtttgcggatgactgcataatgttcagtaccattcgcgacTCCGCAGGTAATGAAGCagcccgtgtccaaatgcagcaagacctggacaatatccgggctcgggcagacaagtgacaagttacattcacgccacacaagtgcccggcaatgaccatctccaatgagagaatctaaccatctccccttgacattcaatggcattaccatcgccgaatcccccacgatcaacatcctgggggttaccattgatcagaagctgcactggacccagccgtataaatactgtggctaccagcgcaggtcagaggctgggaatcctgcggagagtaactcacctcctgactccccccaaagcctgtccaccatctacaaggacacaagtcaggaatgtgatggactctcccactcgcctggatgagcgcggctccgacaacactcgagaagctcaacaccatccaggacaaagcagcccccctcTCCCGCTCGATCGACTCGCTAACCCCCAccttcaacacccactccccccacccaccgacgcaccgcggcagccgtgtgtaccgtctacaagatgcacgccacgcgccaaggctccttcgacacccaaacccgccacctctacccccTAGAAGGACAAAGAGGCggttgctggggaggggagggaggggggtgggggtcagagagaaacgtgggtgtgtgtggaggggctaaGTGAGCGTGGGGGGAAAATGGGTGGAATGGAATGTGGGTGGGGGCCTGGGTGGCAATTCAAGCACCTGTAGTTCTGGGCGAAAGGTTATTGGTGGGAAATGTCCTTCAGTGTTTTTGCCGAGCTGGGACTGGAGTTGATTCATCGCCAATCTTTGTTAATCGTTGTTTTTGACAGAAAGTGAAGATTCCGGGGTCAAAATGGCGGACGGATTTCGATCACTTGACCTGGGGAATGTTGAGGAAACTGCGCAAGTGATGCTGCCGATAATGACAGACACCTTCACCATCTATCCTGCACAGCCTGGTAACTACATTCCTCTCAATCCAAGGGAAAATAacccacacacaaaacacacacactcacaatacacacactcacacacactcacaatacacacactcacacacacacactcacaatacacacactcacacacacactcacaatacacacactcacacacacacacacactcacaatacacacactcacacacacactcacacacacacactcacacacacacactcacacacacacactcacaatacacacactcacacacacagtcgtcCAGGAATTGGCCCCTCGTGAAACATTTACCtcaaggggaaattagggatggaccatAAACGCTGGTTTCCCCAGCAACAACCTGCCCGTGCTAATGAATCACCCCCAACACCCCGGGCTCGAGTGCGGCACCTTAACAAGCCCCTGAGCAAAATAGAAGTTCTGAAATGTAACATTAGGTGTCAAGCTTGCCTTTGGAAATGTGAACTGTCTAATTGTGTGCGCAGGTTTCGTGGCGTACCGTTACTCTGACAAAGGGTCAGTAATGATCCTCAAAATGGATGAAGTGTTCAGGGCTTTTCGCAGCCAGTTACACCTCTACGATCTCTTTGTAAAGGTCAGTGCATCCAACGTCACGGTGCAAAGATTCACATTGGTCATTAACAGGGCCTCTCCAAATGTGTCAGGACCAACGGATTGGTCAGTTTGTTCACCGGCAGATCCGGTGTTCAGTTACAAATGGTCAGTGCGAGGGCACATGGTGACCATCTCGCAGCCTCAAGGAATGTCTCGGTGATGGCTGTTAcgggctacctcagcactgaccctcccacagtgcggcactccctcagcactgaccgtccgacagtgtacTGCTCCctgagtccctcagcactgaccctccgacagtgcggcgctccctcagcactgaccctccacagtgcggcgctccctcagcactgaccgtccgacagtgtacTGCTCCctgagtccctcagcactgaccctccgacagtgcggcgctccctcagcactgaccctccacagtgcggcactccctcagcactgaccgtccgacagtgtggcgctccctcagcactgaccctccgacagtgcggctctccctcagcactgaccctccgacagtgcggctctccctcagcactgaccctccgacagtgcgacactccctcagcactgaccctccgacagcgcggcgctccctcagcactgaccctcccacagtgcggcgctccctcaacactgaccctccgacagtgcggcgctccctcagcactgaccctccgacagcgcggcgctcccacaacactgaccctccgacattgcggcgctccctcagcactgactctctgacagtgcgacgctccctcagcactgaccctccgacagcgcggcgcaccctcagcactgaccctccgacagtgcggcgctccctcagcactgacactccgacagtgcggcacaacctcagcactgaccctccgacagtgcggcgctccctcagcactgaccctccgacagtgcggcactccctcagcactgaccctccgacagtgtactgCTCCctgagtccctcagcactgacccttcgacagtgcggcgctccctcagcactgaccctccgacagtgtactgCTCCCTgagtccctcagcactcacccttcgacagtgcggcactccctcagcactgacactccgacagtgcggagctccctcagcactgaccctctgacagtgcggcactccctcagcactgaccctccaacagtgcggcgctccctcagcactgaccctccgacaatgcggtgccccctcagcactgaccctccgacagtgcggcgctccctcagtactgaccctccaacagtgcagcgctccctcagtactgaccctccgacagtgcggcgctccctcagtactgaccctccgagagtgcggcgcaccctcagtactgaccctccgacagtgcagcgctccctcagtactgaccctccgacagtgcggcgctccctcagcactgaccctccgacagtgcggcgctccctcagtactgaccctccgacagtgcagcgctccctcagtactgaccctccgacagtgcagcgctccctcagtactgaccctccgacagtgcggcgctcctcagtactgaccctccgacagtgcagcgctccctcagtactgaccctccgacagtgcggcactccctcagcactgaccctccgacagtgcggcactccctcagcactgaccctccgacagtgcggcgctccctcagcactgaccctccgacagtgcggcactccctcagcactgaccctccaacagtgcggcgctccctcagcactgaccctccgacagtgcggtgc contains these protein-coding regions:
- the LOC140399482 gene encoding caspase-14-like isoform X2 produces the protein MASSGKDAGDSEEASLHKDRYDMSGDRHAFVLCVRKNRRGAQHDLDKVKGLLKEFNFVDRKPCLDRTNEEIIWEVEQFRNWINASSNVSCVFIFIMAHGEEGTIFGTDGGEGVKLDMIFSMFDNKNCPQLQLKPKVFVIQACRGKSEDSGVKMADGFRSLDLGNVEETAQVMLPIMTDTFTIYPAQPGFVAYRYSDKGSVMILKMDEVFRAFRSQLHLYDLFVKVNQRVTEDDIMKSGSTRKTTLVMESTLTKALYID
- the LOC140399482 gene encoding caspase-14-like isoform X4 — protein: MRRFGKDAGDSEEASLHKDRYDMSGDRHAFVLCVRKNRRGAQHDLDKVKGLLKEFNFVDRKPCLDRTNEEIIWEVEQFRNWINASSNVSCVFIFIMAHGEEGTIFGTDGGEGVKLDMIFSMFDNKNCPQLQLKPKVFVIQACRGKSEDSGVKMADGFRSLDLGNVEETAQVMLPIMTDTFTIYPAQPGFVAYRYSDKGSVMILKMDEVFRAFRSQLHLYDLFVKVNQRVTEDDIMKSGSTRKTTLVMESTLTKALYID
- the LOC140399482 gene encoding caspase-14-like isoform X1 — translated: MLHRTVSCVEDTEGLEGVMDRLNAGDSEEASLHKDRYDMSGDRHAFVLCVRKNRRGAQHDLDKVKGLLKEFNFVDRKPCLDRTNEEIIWEVEQFRNWINASSNVSCVFIFIMAHGEEGTIFGTDGGEGVKLDMIFSMFDNKNCPQLQLKPKVFVIQACRGKSEDSGVKMADGFRSLDLGNVEETAQVMLPIMTDTFTIYPAQPGFVAYRYSDKGSVMILKMDEVFRAFRSQLHLYDLFVKVNQRVTEDDIMKSGSTRKTTLVMESTLTKALYID